A segment of the Synechococcus sp. CBW1002 genome:
CCAAGACTAGACAAGTCTGAGCAAAGAATCAGTGATGGCGGTTCAAGGGATATCGATGAAGCCCTGAAGGAACAGCTTCCCTGAACCTCTGAAATCAATCTGTTTTCAGAGGGGGTGGAACAGCAGATCAGGGAAGAAGCGATTGAACTCAATCATGATGCCGGCGGTGATCGTGAACCAGATGGCCGCGAACACCGGAGCGGTGGTCAGGAATTTCTTCATGTCAGAGAA
Coding sequences within it:
- the psaJ gene encoding photosystem I reaction center subunit IX; translation: MKKFLTTAPVFAAIWFTITAGIMIEFNRFFPDLLFHPL